The Aureimonas mangrovi genome includes a region encoding these proteins:
- a CDS encoding TetR/AcrR family transcriptional regulator: protein MTWLISIVISSGMTKDSRIRQNDAARPRGRSKADGLKRAAGEGRGAAGEDPAKRRQILEGARRVFVSSGFDAASMNDVTREAGVSKSTLYVYFRSKEELFTALIAQERDRYFEAFVPILADAEHPETTLMRFGLALAQLSISPEAVHAKRTVIAVATRMPSLGRAFYRDGPERAHALLVAYLEKAVAGGRLSIDDISLAASQFIELVGAGLFRRSLFDDEAPLATPEVLERTVRGAVNLFLAGYGPTAFPKLERNLSPAL from the coding sequence TTGACTTGGCTCATCTCCATCGTCATTTCAAGCGGCATGACGAAGGATTCGCGTATCCGGCAAAATGACGCGGCAAGGCCGCGCGGGCGGTCGAAAGCTGACGGCCTGAAACGAGCGGCCGGGGAGGGGCGCGGCGCCGCGGGCGAGGACCCCGCCAAGCGGCGCCAGATCCTCGAGGGTGCACGGCGCGTGTTCGTCTCTTCAGGCTTCGACGCGGCCTCGATGAACGACGTCACGCGCGAGGCCGGCGTCTCGAAGTCGACGCTCTACGTCTATTTCCGCTCGAAGGAAGAACTGTTCACGGCGCTGATCGCGCAGGAGCGCGACCGCTATTTCGAGGCCTTCGTGCCGATTCTCGCCGACGCCGAGCACCCGGAAACAACGCTGATGCGATTCGGCCTCGCACTCGCGCAATTGTCGATCTCTCCGGAGGCCGTCCACGCCAAGCGCACCGTCATCGCGGTGGCGACCCGGATGCCGTCGCTCGGGCGCGCCTTCTATCGCGACGGCCCTGAGCGCGCCCACGCGCTTCTCGTCGCCTATCTGGAGAAGGCCGTGGCGGGCGGCCGGCTGTCCATCGACGACATTTCCTTGGCCGCCTCGCAGTTCATTGAACTGGTGGGGGCGGGGCTGTTCCGCCGCTCGCTGTTCGACGACGAAGCACCGCTTGCAACCCCGGAAGTGCTGGAGCGCACGGTGCGCGGAGCGGTGAATCTGTTCCTCGCGGGCTATGGTCCGACGGCGTTCCCTAAGCTTGAGCGAAACTTATCCCCAGCCCTCTAA
- a CDS encoding HlyD family secretion protein, giving the protein MRPARDDTRSQQLLTGETPDEPSVRDEPTREGSSDPVGGEEAAPADDQSPAAATGAESGKSGGVKKLLFGAVALAALAAGAWYGHSWWTDGRFLVTTDDAYIASDMAVVTPKITGYVSSVPVVENQTVSAGDPLVEIDSADYRLALDAANAKIETQRLAVASIQAQQAAAQASVEQARADRESAASVVAQAQLDRERAEALSRTGAGAQAPLDAARAAEAQARARLTGADAAISAAQAQVAVYDAQAMQAQALVGELEVSRDMAARDLSFTTLRAPYDGVVGNLSVQTGDLVSPSRQLAAIVPIDAAYIDANFKETQLHDIKLGEKVRIEADALPGVDVEGTVVSLAPASGSVFSLLPPDNATGNFTKIVQRVPVRISIDGPADVLSQMRPGLSVTVSVDTRTAPDENAPAPAESAPAPADTAPVADATR; this is encoded by the coding sequence ATGCGCCCCGCGCGCGACGATACCCGCTCCCAGCAGCTCCTGACCGGAGAAACCCCCGACGAGCCGAGCGTGCGCGATGAACCCACTCGCGAAGGCTCTTCGGATCCAGTCGGCGGGGAAGAGGCCGCGCCGGCGGACGATCAGTCTCCGGCAGCCGCAACGGGCGCGGAGTCCGGCAAGTCCGGCGGTGTGAAAAAGCTTCTCTTCGGCGCCGTGGCGCTGGCGGCGCTCGCGGCGGGAGCCTGGTACGGTCACTCCTGGTGGACCGACGGCCGTTTCCTCGTCACGACGGACGACGCGTATATCGCGTCCGACATGGCCGTGGTGACGCCGAAGATCACGGGTTACGTCTCCAGCGTGCCGGTGGTGGAGAACCAGACCGTCAGCGCGGGCGACCCGCTGGTTGAGATCGATTCGGCCGACTATCGCCTCGCGCTGGACGCAGCCAACGCCAAGATCGAGACGCAGCGACTTGCCGTCGCCAGTATCCAGGCCCAGCAGGCGGCCGCGCAGGCCTCCGTGGAACAGGCACGCGCCGACCGCGAATCGGCCGCCTCCGTCGTCGCCCAGGCGCAGCTCGACCGCGAGCGTGCTGAGGCTCTGTCCCGCACGGGCGCCGGTGCACAGGCGCCTCTCGACGCCGCCCGCGCGGCCGAGGCACAAGCGCGTGCCAGACTGACGGGCGCGGACGCCGCTATCTCGGCCGCGCAGGCGCAGGTCGCCGTCTACGACGCGCAGGCCATGCAGGCGCAGGCGCTCGTCGGCGAGTTGGAAGTCAGCCGCGACATGGCGGCGCGCGACCTCTCCTTCACCACGCTTCGCGCCCCCTATGACGGCGTCGTCGGCAATCTCTCCGTGCAGACCGGCGACCTCGTCTCCCCCAGCCGCCAGCTCGCCGCAATCGTGCCGATCGACGCGGCCTATATCGACGCGAACTTCAAGGAGACGCAGCTTCACGACATCAAGCTCGGCGAGAAAGTGCGCATCGAGGCGGATGCCCTGCCGGGCGTCGACGTCGAAGGCACGGTCGTCTCGCTCGCGCCCGCTTCCGGCTCGGTCTTCTCGCTGCTGCCGCCCGACAACGCGACCGGCAACTTCACCAAGATCGTCCAGCGCGTGCCCGTGCGCATCTCAATCGACGGTCCGGCAGACGTGCTTTCGCAAATGCGCCCCGGCCTGTCGGTCACGGTCTCTGTCGATACACGCACGGCGCCGGACGAGAACGCCCCTGCCCCGGCCGAAAGCGCACCGGCTCCAGCCGATACGGCGCCGGTCGCCGACGCCACACGCTGA
- a CDS encoding DHA2 family efflux MFS transporter permease subunit, with amino-acid sequence MSSTASAKAGAPSDPISRQGTAPDAVPARRVIAFFAMVFGMFMAILDIQIVSASLAEIQAGLSASADEIAWVQTAYLIAEVIMIPLSGFLARMLSTRIVFTLAAGGFTAASALCATATSIDQMIVYRALQGFIGGAMIPSVFAAAFTIFPPSRRAVVSPMIGLVATLAPTIGPTVGGYLSDALSWHWLFLVNVPFGILVTIAAWNLIDFDKPNLKLFSHFDWFGLAGLAAFLGALEYVLEEGPRNDWFDDSAIAILGIVSVVGAVLFFWRAFTAKEPIVDLSAFTDRNFAFGSLFSFIMGVGLYGLTYLYPVYLSRIRGYDALMIGETMFVSGLAMFLTAPLSGILSGRVDARVLMGTGFAAFALGTWMMSGLTQDWDFYELLVPQILRGFGLMMAMVPINNISLGSLPPDKLKGASGLYNLTRNLGGAVGLAVINTMITDRTTLHYQRLAEHVSWGRPVVDERMAQMSAQLSANGIDGQTGAIAQMVSLVNRQAAVMAFADIFVVLTGLFVGLCLLTLVLRKPPKAGASAEAH; translated from the coding sequence ATGTCCTCCACCGCAAGCGCGAAGGCCGGCGCCCCATCCGACCCTATCTCCCGGCAGGGCACCGCGCCCGACGCGGTGCCCGCGCGGAGGGTCATCGCCTTCTTCGCGATGGTCTTCGGGATGTTCATGGCGATCCTGGACATCCAGATCGTCTCCGCCTCCCTCGCCGAGATCCAGGCCGGGCTCTCGGCCTCGGCCGACGAGATCGCCTGGGTGCAGACGGCCTACCTCATCGCCGAAGTGATCATGATCCCGCTCTCCGGCTTCCTCGCCCGGATGCTGTCGACGCGCATCGTCTTCACGCTGGCTGCCGGCGGCTTCACCGCCGCCTCGGCGCTGTGCGCCACCGCCACCTCGATCGACCAGATGATCGTCTATCGCGCGCTGCAGGGCTTCATCGGCGGCGCGATGATCCCGAGCGTGTTCGCCGCAGCCTTCACCATCTTCCCGCCCTCGCGCCGTGCCGTCGTCTCGCCGATGATCGGCCTCGTCGCCACCCTCGCACCCACGATCGGTCCGACGGTGGGCGGCTACCTCAGCGACGCCCTTTCCTGGCACTGGCTTTTCCTCGTCAACGTGCCCTTCGGCATCCTCGTGACGATCGCGGCGTGGAACCTCATCGACTTCGACAAGCCGAACCTCAAGCTCTTCAGCCATTTCGACTGGTTCGGGCTGGCGGGCCTCGCCGCGTTCCTCGGTGCGCTCGAATACGTTCTCGAGGAAGGCCCGCGCAACGACTGGTTCGACGACAGTGCGATTGCGATCCTCGGCATCGTCAGCGTCGTCGGCGCCGTCCTGTTCTTCTGGCGCGCCTTCACAGCGAAGGAGCCGATCGTCGATCTCAGCGCCTTCACCGACCGCAACTTCGCGTTCGGCTCGCTGTTCTCCTTCATCATGGGCGTCGGCCTATACGGGCTAACCTATCTCTACCCGGTCTATCTCTCGCGCATCCGCGGCTACGACGCCCTGATGATCGGCGAGACGATGTTCGTCTCGGGTCTTGCCATGTTCCTGACCGCTCCGCTTTCCGGCATCCTGTCCGGCCGGGTGGATGCGCGAGTTCTCATGGGAACGGGATTCGCGGCCTTCGCGCTCGGCACATGGATGATGAGCGGGCTGACGCAGGACTGGGACTTTTACGAGCTTCTGGTGCCGCAGATCCTGCGCGGCTTCGGGCTGATGATGGCGATGGTGCCGATCAACAACATCTCTCTCGGCTCGCTGCCGCCGGACAAACTGAAGGGCGCGTCCGGCCTCTACAACCTGACGCGCAATCTCGGCGGTGCCGTCGGGCTCGCCGTCATCAACACGATGATCACCGATCGGACAACCCTGCACTATCAGCGCCTTGCTGAGCACGTCTCCTGGGGTCGCCCCGTGGTGGACGAGCGCATGGCGCAGATGTCGGCCCAGCTTTCGGCGAACGGTATCGACGGGCAGACCGGTGCGATCGCGCAGATGGTCTCGCTGGTCAACAGACAGGCGGCGGTCATGGCGTTCGCCGACATCTTCGTGGTGCTGACCGGCCTTTTCGTTGGGCTGTGCCTCCTCACCCTCGTCCTGCGCAAGCCGCCGAAAGCGGGCGCCTCAGCCGAGGCGCACTGA
- a CDS encoding serine aminopeptidase domain-containing protein, with protein sequence MLAVPQASQTASAESPRLGPFEYPQPRELRSPEGAETFDAYEALHGSVGSPEHCGPGTGRLWVVVGGEGECIRYYHHGLAAENPVALVYFGGDVMLRTQKGVRFISPSYPVQSPTSIETEMARWSGEAGVPAIFIARPGIYGSSGDHNDRRHEREIDLMEGAVQAVVERYGIASLILVGHSAGGQIVAALLNRRRDVDAAVISSGMVSVKQVTNFWERRRSIPGRLLYDASAFHDPVEAIETIRKDPLPQIYVLSDPEDRSVPFFSQLYYVRRLRVTGQEPRHIYAEAPDRQRHLLADHAKLAASLIARGREEADVRRALLELSLEEKAD encoded by the coding sequence GTGCTCGCGGTCCCGCAGGCCTCGCAGACGGCATCGGCCGAAAGCCCGCGCCTCGGACCTTTCGAGTACCCGCAGCCGCGCGAACTGAGGAGCCCTGAAGGGGCAGAAACCTTCGACGCCTACGAGGCGCTGCACGGCTCCGTCGGATCGCCGGAGCATTGCGGCCCCGGCACGGGACGCCTCTGGGTGGTGGTCGGCGGCGAGGGCGAGTGCATCCGCTACTATCATCACGGGCTCGCTGCCGAGAATCCCGTGGCACTCGTCTATTTCGGCGGAGACGTGATGCTGCGAACGCAAAAGGGCGTGCGCTTCATCTCGCCCTCGTATCCGGTTCAGTCGCCCACCAGCATCGAGACGGAGATGGCGCGATGGTCCGGCGAGGCCGGCGTGCCGGCGATCTTCATCGCGCGTCCCGGCATCTACGGCTCCTCCGGCGACCACAACGACCGACGCCACGAGCGTGAGATCGACCTGATGGAGGGGGCCGTGCAAGCGGTCGTGGAGCGATACGGCATCGCTTCCCTGATCCTCGTCGGGCATTCGGCCGGCGGCCAGATCGTCGCGGCGCTCCTCAACCGGCGCCGCGATGTCGACGCCGCCGTCATCAGCTCGGGCATGGTTTCCGTGAAGCAGGTTACGAACTTCTGGGAGCGACGTCGCAGCATTCCAGGCCGCCTCCTCTACGATGCGTCCGCCTTCCATGACCCCGTCGAGGCGATCGAGACGATCCGCAAGGACCCACTGCCGCAGATTTACGTCCTCTCCGACCCGGAGGACCGATCCGTCCCCTTCTTCAGCCAGCTCTATTACGTACGCCGGCTGCGTGTCACCGGGCAGGAGCCGAGGCACATTTACGCCGAAGCGCCCGATCGCCAGCGCCATCTCCTGGCGGATCACGCCAAGCTCGCGGCTTCGCTGATCGCGCGCGGGCGTGAAGAGGCAGACGTGCGTCGCGCGCTTCTCGAACTTAGCCTCGAGGAGAAGGCCGACTGA
- a CDS encoding UDP-N-acetylmuramoyl-tripeptide--D-alanyl-D-alanine ligase has translation MLHIVPQGRIGAERLEAIHAALRSQDRLAAPFPAVVLFFSVSDADRRAEVFSVSATSFETAWTKGVDRLRWTLEAKGMSGRWLRVEAVDTVRAADLATVRELLSRTKRNYFRWGLSLDPRFEVAFTEQELNANAMLYGGNRIEHAVLNENNCRVYSLRRFGPQQGLDLGDERPAWLFATRGVFSGEDGHVHPLAPPGPDGGRRAVKALDEPTLMSLVEKGSAYLAGQVQRDGRFIYGWHPCFDRQIATYNTLRHASTTYAMTEAWEVTRDPALGQAIERALEHLTGALIEHRTLQDGEDASFLVDVGGEIKLGGSAVAILALAKHARVTGDESRLPLMRRLARGILHMQDCETGAFRHVLRSADLTTKQAFRTIYYEGEAAFALMRLYEIDRDPEWLAAVERAFDHFIASEHWGHHDHWLGYCVNELTRHRRDERYFRFALRNVSGYLDFVENRITTFPTLLELMMAAQETVSRIVDDPDLAHLLDEIDLPRFERALEKRARYLLNGHFWPEMAMYFRNPQRIAGAFFIRHHAFRVRIDDVEHYLSGLIAYRRYRPYRARFRAEIARRTGGASGSSPQKGWTAEMIETVTSGRWLERPPQGWKAAGLSTHAAAFCTGDLVALRASEGTVGLRPDLLGRLEGWSGVLTSEPETLRADIGPVLHVADAGAAVLAMGCFARRQMTGRVVGVTGSAGKTTVVAMMGEALSAFGPVAATRANANLPHGVAWNLASMDWTAPHAVLEMAIGRMGTTSRMAKPDLAIFTNVHPAHLREGTTLADIARTKAAIFSGMKAGGIAVLNHDMEELEIVRCAALARGLHVVSYGEGARCDAQLLAYDQGESRVEARVGGRAVSFRLGAAGRHMALNSLAVLAAVSALGLPLGPAIERLAAFAALPGRGETFELSIDGRRVTIIDEAYNANPGSMKAAIERLSGQGSRGRRIAVLAPMAELGPDEKLYHTQLAPLFAASAIDRVHACGDLFGGFWDALPADRRGTHAQTLGALQAAVLRDLREGDTILFKASNSSGLHRTVALLRRRADADA, from the coding sequence GTGCTGCATATCGTCCCTCAAGGCAGGATCGGCGCCGAGCGGTTGGAGGCGATCCACGCAGCTCTTCGGTCACAGGATCGGCTCGCCGCTCCGTTTCCGGCTGTAGTCCTCTTCTTTTCCGTGTCCGACGCGGACAGGCGGGCCGAGGTCTTCAGCGTTTCGGCGACTTCCTTCGAAACGGCCTGGACGAAAGGCGTCGATCGCCTGCGCTGGACGCTCGAGGCCAAAGGGATGTCCGGACGCTGGCTGCGCGTGGAGGCGGTCGATACGGTGCGCGCTGCCGATCTTGCGACCGTGCGTGAACTCCTCTCGCGCACCAAGCGCAACTATTTCCGCTGGGGCCTCTCCCTCGATCCTCGCTTCGAAGTGGCCTTCACCGAACAGGAGCTGAACGCCAACGCGATGCTCTACGGTGGCAACCGCATCGAGCACGCCGTCCTCAACGAGAACAACTGCCGCGTCTACTCGCTGCGCCGCTTCGGGCCGCAGCAGGGGCTCGACCTCGGCGACGAGCGCCCCGCCTGGCTTTTCGCCACGCGCGGCGTCTTCAGCGGCGAAGACGGTCACGTTCACCCGCTCGCGCCGCCGGGCCCGGACGGCGGACGCCGGGCGGTGAAGGCCCTCGACGAACCGACGCTGATGTCGCTGGTTGAAAAAGGCTCCGCCTATCTGGCGGGGCAGGTGCAGCGGGACGGCAGGTTCATCTACGGCTGGCATCCCTGCTTCGACAGGCAGATCGCGACCTACAACACGCTGAGGCATGCCAGCACCACATACGCCATGACCGAGGCCTGGGAGGTCACGCGTGATCCCGCGCTCGGGCAGGCGATCGAGCGGGCGCTCGAGCACCTCACCGGCGCTTTGATCGAGCACCGGACACTGCAGGACGGGGAGGACGCGTCCTTCCTCGTCGATGTCGGCGGGGAAATCAAGCTCGGTGGCTCGGCCGTCGCGATCCTCGCCCTCGCCAAGCATGCGAGGGTGACGGGCGACGAAAGCCGTCTGCCGCTGATGCGGCGCCTCGCCCGAGGCATCCTCCACATGCAGGACTGCGAAACGGGCGCTTTCCGCCACGTTCTCCGATCCGCGGACCTGACGACGAAGCAGGCCTTCCGCACGATCTACTACGAAGGAGAGGCGGCATTTGCCCTGATGCGCCTCTACGAGATCGATCGCGATCCTGAATGGCTCGCGGCGGTCGAGCGCGCGTTCGACCATTTCATCGCCAGCGAACACTGGGGCCACCACGACCACTGGCTCGGCTACTGCGTGAACGAGCTGACCCGGCACAGGCGCGACGAGCGCTATTTCCGCTTCGCGCTGCGCAACGTGTCGGGATATCTGGATTTCGTCGAAAACCGCATCACGACCTTCCCGACGCTCCTCGAACTGATGATGGCCGCGCAGGAAACGGTTTCTCGGATCGTCGATGACCCCGACCTTGCGCACCTTCTCGACGAGATCGACCTTCCGCGCTTCGAGAGGGCGCTGGAGAAGCGCGCACGCTATCTCCTCAACGGGCACTTCTGGCCCGAGATGGCGATGTACTTCCGCAATCCGCAGCGCATCGCCGGCGCCTTCTTCATCCGCCATCACGCCTTCCGCGTCCGGATCGACGATGTCGAGCACTATCTCTCCGGTCTGATCGCCTATCGTCGATACCGCCCGTATCGGGCGCGTTTCCGGGCGGAGATCGCGCGGCGAACGGGCGGTGCATCCGGTTCGTCGCCGCAGAAGGGCTGGACGGCCGAGATGATCGAAACGGTGACGTCCGGGCGTTGGTTGGAGCGCCCGCCGCAGGGGTGGAAGGCCGCAGGCCTTTCCACGCACGCGGCGGCCTTCTGCACTGGCGACCTGGTGGCGCTGCGCGCGAGCGAGGGAACCGTCGGCCTTCGCCCGGACCTTCTCGGCCGGCTGGAAGGGTGGTCAGGCGTCCTCACCAGCGAGCCTGAGACGCTGCGGGCCGATATCGGTCCGGTGCTGCATGTCGCCGACGCGGGGGCGGCGGTCCTTGCGATGGGATGCTTCGCGCGCCGGCAGATGACGGGCCGCGTCGTCGGCGTTACGGGCAGCGCCGGCAAGACGACGGTCGTCGCGATGATGGGCGAGGCCCTGTCCGCCTTCGGTCCGGTCGCCGCGACGCGCGCCAACGCGAACCTGCCGCATGGCGTCGCCTGGAACCTCGCTTCGATGGACTGGACTGCGCCCCATGCCGTCCTCGAGATGGCGATCGGGCGGATGGGAACCACCTCGCGGATGGCGAAGCCCGATCTGGCGATCTTCACCAACGTCCATCCGGCGCATCTTCGCGAAGGCACGACCCTCGCCGACATCGCCCGGACCAAGGCCGCGATCTTCTCCGGCATGAAGGCCGGCGGCATCGCGGTCCTCAATCACGACATGGAGGAACTGGAGATCGTGCGCTGCGCTGCGCTGGCGCGCGGCCTGCACGTCGTATCCTACGGCGAGGGTGCGCGCTGCGACGCGCAACTCTTGGCCTACGATCAGGGCGAGAGCCGAGTGGAGGCGCGAGTTGGCGGCCGTGCGGTGAGTTTCAGGCTCGGAGCTGCCGGCCGGCACATGGCGCTCAACAGCCTCGCCGTTCTCGCCGCGGTTTCGGCACTCGGCCTGCCGCTCGGCCCCGCGATCGAGCGCCTTGCCGCCTTCGCGGCCCTGCCGGGGCGCGGCGAGACCTTCGAGCTCTCGATCGACGGGCGCCGCGTGACCATCATCGACGAGGCCTACAACGCCAACCCAGGTTCGATGAAGGCGGCCATCGAGCGGCTGAGCGGACAGGGCTCAAGGGGGCGGCGGATCGCCGTCCTTGCGCCGATGGCCGAACTCGGCCCGGACGAAAAGCTTTATCATACGCAGCTCGCCCCGCTCTTTGCTGCGTCCGCCATTGATCGCGTCCATGCCTGCGGCGATCTCTTCGGCGGTTTCTGGGACGCACTGCCCGCGGACCGGCGCGGCACGCACGCCCAGACGCTGGGCGCTCTCCAGGCCGCGGTCCTCCGCGACCTGCGCGAGGGCGACACGATCCTCTTCAAGGCGTCGAACAGTTCGGGTCTCCACCGCACCGTCGCGCTGCTTCGCCGGCGCGCCGATGCCGACGCATGA
- a CDS encoding HlyD family efflux transporter periplasmic adaptor subunit has product MSSIVNTPSFGRERDENSLLRRSKQVVTVCVLLVVAGLGWSYVAILDEVSTGEGRIVPNSREQVIQSLDGGILASLRVREDQIVEAGEILAQLDPTLSRSDVEESAAKYRAALAAASRLHAEVNGTELRFPPELRTYPDLVASQRELYEARQGALEQSLRWIEESIDLVKSELDINEQLTSIGAASRVEVIRLRRQLVELELKKVEVQTEYVVQAREELAQMNAEVQSLAPVVAGRTDTLNRLTHRSPVRGIVKNIEVSTIGGVIPPNGRLMDIIPLDDQLLVEARISPRDIAFIHPDQRANVKISAYDYALYGGLEGRVTTISPDTIQDEVDRELYYYRVFIETSEDALENAVGARFPIAPGMVATVDIHTGAKSVFDYLIKPFNRAREALRER; this is encoded by the coding sequence ATGTCCAGCATCGTCAACACCCCGTCCTTCGGCCGCGAGCGTGACGAGAACTCGCTGCTGCGCCGTTCCAAACAGGTCGTCACCGTCTGCGTACTCCTGGTCGTCGCGGGGCTTGGCTGGTCCTACGTCGCGATTCTCGACGAGGTCTCCACCGGCGAGGGTCGCATCGTCCCCAACAGCCGGGAGCAGGTCATCCAGTCGCTCGACGGCGGCATTCTCGCCTCTCTGCGCGTTCGCGAGGACCAGATCGTCGAGGCGGGCGAGATCCTCGCCCAACTGGATCCGACGCTCTCGCGCTCCGATGTCGAGGAAAGCGCCGCCAAATATCGTGCGGCACTCGCTGCTGCGAGCCGGCTCCATGCGGAGGTGAACGGCACCGAGCTCCGCTTCCCGCCCGAATTGCGCACCTATCCCGATCTCGTCGCCTCGCAGCGTGAACTCTACGAGGCTCGGCAAGGAGCGCTCGAGCAGTCGCTCCGATGGATCGAGGAATCCATCGACCTCGTGAAGAGCGAACTCGACATCAACGAGCAGCTGACCTCCATCGGGGCCGCGAGCCGCGTCGAGGTGATCCGCCTGCGCCGCCAGCTCGTCGAACTGGAGCTGAAGAAGGTCGAGGTGCAGACCGAGTATGTCGTGCAGGCGCGAGAGGAGCTGGCGCAGATGAATGCGGAGGTGCAGTCGCTGGCACCGGTCGTCGCCGGCCGCACCGACACGCTCAACCGGCTGACGCACCGATCACCGGTGCGCGGCATCGTCAAGAACATCGAGGTTTCCACCATCGGCGGCGTGATCCCGCCGAACGGCCGGCTGATGGACATCATCCCGCTCGACGACCAGCTTCTCGTGGAAGCGCGCATCTCCCCACGCGACATCGCCTTCATCCATCCCGACCAGCGCGCCAACGTGAAGATCAGCGCCTACGACTATGCGCTCTATGGTGGGCTTGAGGGGCGGGTGACGACAATTTCCCCCGACACGATCCAGGACGAGGTCGACCGGGAGTTGTACTACTACCGTGTCTTCATCGAAACGTCCGAGGACGCGCTCGAGAACGCGGTGGGCGCGCGCTTCCCCATCGCGCCCGGCATGGTGGCGACCGTCGACATCCACACCGGCGCGAAATCGGTGTTCGACTATCTCATCAAGCCGTTCAATCGCGCGCGCGAAGCGCTCCGGGAGCGCTAG